AAGCTTAAGCTCAAGTATGAGGAGTTTTGTTATCATCACAACCCTTTCATCCTCCATTGTCGCTTCTACTCCTTTTCATCATCACCATATCTTTACCCATAAACAACCTCCATTTCTTTCCCTTCATAACTTCATTTTCCTTTCTTTCTCTAAACCCACTTCCCAAACCTcattctcttcatcttcatcttcattttcaaccTCTATACCTATCATTTCTCCCCATTTGTATCCATCAAACTCTGACCCAACTAACTCTGACCTTAGTTTTTATGCCGAAATTGCTTCTAAGCTTGTTGAAGATGGAAGATTCCAAGATTTTGGGATGGTTGTTGAGACTGTTTTGAGCTCTGGTATTGATGGGTCTTTGGCTTTTGGTAAATTGTTGAATTCCAAGCTTTTAACTTTTGGCATTGTTAAGGGtcttaaagaaggaagagttcATGATGTTGTTGAATTGTTGGGTTTTTTGTCCAAACTTTGTGTTGATGTTTTGGGTTTGTTTGATGGGTTAGCTATGGGATTGCTTAAAAGAGAGTGTTTTAGTATATTAAATGATGGGCATTTACAAGAAGCTGTGGAGCTCATGGAAATATTGGCTGGTATTTCAAATTATCTACCTTGGTTTCtaatatatttatttcaattttgattttgaacctGATTTCATTGTGCTTTAGTACTATGATTGATAAAAGTTTGAAAATTGATTTGGGAATATGTTGGTATATGGTAATCATTGGGACATTGCCTAAACTCTCTTATATTTTGGAGGCATAGAATTGTCATGAATGGATAAGGAGAATTCACGTTGACGATCTCTAGATATTGGTTCATGCAGCCGACTCCAATCTTTTGGGTAAAGGCTAAAATTGTTGATGAATATGATTAAGTAATAGGGGTGGAACTCCTCATATTTAGACTTTGTGTTCAATGTTATATACATGTAGGTCATTCACATTGAATCTTGGTATGTCCCTTCATTATATGGCTGTGGTTCACTTGAAGACTGCTTTGTTGGTAGAGTTTCTAGATGCAGCCTTGGTGTTTTTGAAAAAAGTGATTCATAGATCAATATTTAGTTTCTTTAGAAGTGTTGTATAGGTTTAATCATTTAACCTTTTCAATTATCTAGGTTTTGAATTCCCAATCAAAGACTTGATGAAGCCCAGTGATGTGATTAGGATATCTGTCAAGAAGCGCAGCCCTCATTTGGCTGTAAGGTACTGTTTCTATGCCCTAATGATAGTTTGATGATGATGGAAGCTAAAATTATAAGTTAGATGtgtattggaaatataatgcaaatacaaaaaacaaaatacaataaATGTCCTAACAATGTGCATGCTACATTCTATGATTTCTTTGAGGGAAGGTGAGTTTCATTTCATGTCCTCCTCGCTTTTGAGGGTGATGTTTATTTGAATTGGTACAAACAAATCCATTGATGTGCAAGAAttcaaatactccctcctattcaagctattagtcccatttgacttttgacACTGTTGATCAATCACTCTTaagttgaattttatttttaatcaataagttaaccatagtcaagtgggatcctATTTGATTCGTTTTCAATGAAAAGATCATTAGTATTaactttttacattttttaattatgcataattagagatattagtGATAGAATTATTGCATTGACAAATCTACCCAGTCAAACGGGACTATTAAAGTGAATAAGAGGAAGTAATAAGTAGGCTCAAAAATCACATGCCTGAGTCGGTAAAGTAGGACTGTGGGAGAAAGCTGCTTAGAAGTTGGATGTCACAATTTATGTGATTGCCATGGGGCTAATAGTATTCAGTTTCCAGTTTAATCCAACACTATGCTGAATCTAAACTGTCTCTGTTGTACttgttaattttcttaaaaagaaGAAAGGAAATAAGTGGATGTTGTCGCAAAGTTCTGCTTCATTTAGGTTGTAATATATTCAGGTAgaatacatttttcttttgtaaaTACTCTTAATATGAtgcattttttaataaaaagaaaaaagcatTCTTTTGGAGGATGTTTAGCGATGATCCGTAAGCAAATACGCCTCTAATAAACAAAAGTTCGTTAACTTGTTTTATAATGAAGTTTGTATTAGAGACTGATGTTTGAATCCCTTATCATGGCGTATGATCTGAATCGTATTTGccttttgttttcaattctcaatCTGGTTTCGCAACATTTTTGTGTACTTGGTTGGGCCTAATAATTTTTTCGAAAAAGAAGTTTTGTTTATGTGAGCACAAGTTATTATATTTCTTTTGTAAACTGCGCACTGCTATAGCCTATAACAATACATGTTAAATTGTATCTCCTCATCAACAAATATTTACAAATTCGAATGCTGTAGGTATGCCTGTCTTCTTCCACATGCAGAGATATTGTTGTGCACAATAATCAAGGAATTTGGAAAGAAGTCAGACCTGGCTTCGGCTGTAAAAGTTTTTGAAGCTTCTAGGCAGAAGTTTGGTGGTCATAACATGTATGTCTACCGCACTATAATCGATGCTTGTGGCTTATGTGGTGATTGTTTCAAGTCCAGGTTAATCTTTGAGGTAGCTTCTTCGACAGATTTTTGGATATGCTCTGCTATGTTTCTTCACTTGATACATTTTTTATACGATGGAAGGTGTAATCCACTTGTCCATTTGACTGGTGATGTGGTGCATCTATGAGTCTTGTGTAGTATTTCTTCGTTCCATTTCTACATTGTTTCTTGTATAAATAAGTAGTTTTTAGGATGAACATGCATGTCTCTTAGTTAGTTTTGGTTGTTTGTGTAATACCCCGGGTTGAGTTTtcaaaaggattgatagaccaCCCTTATCAATaaagtgcatcttcttttcaaggGAGCTCATTTGCTAAAAATCTACAGTTTAACATGCTTGGTgaggagcaatcttaggatgggtgatctCCTGGTAAGTTTTCTCGGGTTTGCACGAATGAGGCCAAACTGCGGTGAAAGggcttgtgttggtctgtggggccAGTTTGCAGCCTCCATGGGTAGTCACTGTCGGTTCGGTGGGGCCGGGCTGATTGCTTTTTTGCATTTGAGGGGGGTGGATAACATATGTTAGATCTATATCTTTTCCCTTGGATTCTTTGAAATTGGTTCTTGTTCTCGAATTTGAAAGTGTGGAATTGACATCTACTTCTTGAGTGTTGTCTATTGTTCCTCAAAATTTGTGATGTTTTCCTATTTGAATCTTGTAGTTGATGCTATCCTTGTTTTCTGAATGCAGGATCTACTAGCCCAGAAAATCACCCCAAATATCTATGTCATCAACAGTCTAATGAATGTAAATGCCCATGACCTGGCTTACACGATGGATGTGTACAAGCAAATGCAAGTAATGCCCCTTCTCAATTGTCTAGCATCTATCTCCTTGCATCGACTGCTGTCATTATAGCATAATATCATTGGAGAGACGTCTTCACATTCTAATCCAATAATTTGTTCCGTTTTTTCCTTCCTTTGCTGTAGTGTCATGTCATTAGTCCATATCTACATTTACTATTATGACTTTTATGGTAACAAACTCAGCCTATTACTTAAATTCGATTTGTATGTTTCGTGACTGAAAACTACTGTTTTAGTATCATGTTACTTACGAGTACTCCTTGATTTTTATATCatcaaaaaatcaacatcaaatcCTCTCTTTTTTAGAATTTAGGTATTGAAGCAGATATgactacttacaatatcctgcTAAAGGCTTGTTGTCGGTCGGGAAGGGTCGATGTGGCTCAGGACATCTACCGAGAGGTACAACACTTGGATTCAACTGGAACACTCAAAATAGATGTTTTTACTTACAGCACAATCATCAAGGTACATCCCTCCATGCTCTTTGGTTATTCTTGATTTTGTTACATTATTGTACTAAATCTGCTTTGTAACtatggcccgtttggtaggtggtattaaacggtggtaatgggaatgaaaactagtgtaattttggttgaaatcTTTTGCTACCTTATATCCATGCTtgttcaacttcaatcatctcattttttttcataaatttcatgCTAATGCATTATCATTGGAAGAGATAATATTAGGTGGTagtggaaatttgtaaacaaaaaaaaaaaaaattgtgatcaagtttcattaccatgagacATGAAACTATTGATggaatttacactataaatcattcccatgaccaccatttagtaccactaaccaaacgagcCGTTAGTTGCATTGTGATTCCGCATAATGCAATTATGTTGTTTAATTAGCATGATTGTTTTCAACAAGTATGAAAATTTTCAGGTATTTGCAGATGCGAAATTGTGGCAAATGGCTATCAAAATCAAGGAAGATATGCAATCAGCGGGCGTCATTCCCAATACTGTTACTTGGTCCTCATTGATCAGTGCATGTGCCAATGCAGGTCTGGTCGATCAAGCAACTCAGCTATTTGATGAGATGCTTATGGCGGGCTGTGAACCTAACGAACATTGTTTCAACGCACTTCTTCATGCATGTGTGGAGGGATGTCAGTATGACCGAGCTTTTCGCCTTTTTTACACTTGGAAGAGTAGTGGATCTGCAAATAAATTCGGTGAAAACATAAGAGTTAGTGAAGATGAATCATCGGCTATTCTACTTGCATTTAAAAATTCTAGAACAAAAGCACCAGAAATTGTGACTACTTCACGTCAGTTGAGCTTTGCTAAAAATATTCCTTTTAGTCCCACAACTACAACATACAATATACTCTTGAAGGCTTGTGGTACTGACTACTATCGAGCGAAATCTCTAATCGATGAAATGAGATCGTTGGGTCTTTCACCCAATCACATCAGCTTTTCAACTTTGATTGATATATGTGGTGGAGCTGGAAACGCTGAGGGTGCTTTGCAGGTAAAGATTTCCACTAATCTTAACGGTTGTGGTTGCTATGAACTGATATGTGAAAGGTGGTTCATTTGTTAAATCCTTTAATGAGTTAGTAGaggttagaggtgttcaaaacagactcaATGACCCGATATTTACCCAATTTTGAAACTgaacccgacttcaaaatgaatttaatataacgtaaaaatcaatgtggacacaagACCCGATTTTAAACCGACCAAAACACCTGACCTGAAATTGATCCGATTATCCGAATGTAACAGGATTGTGCTTTCTTTGCAAtactaaatatataataatagcCGACTTCTTAATGTagcttaatttttgatttattcttTAGATTTAAGATACTCATTGTTGATCTTCGACCTCATGCATCGGTTTAATATATGAAATATACATCAAAGTGTCCTTAACCCAATCTTTTATATGCAGCTTTTGACCTGGAAAACTAAAGCAATCCACGGTCCCTGCTAGCTCATTTTTACAGTTATACAACTCATATGTccttatgtgtgtgtgtgtctgtatgtatatataatataaatataataatatatcttTTCTTTAACCCTTGCAGATATTAAAATCCATGGGTGACTCTGGAATTAGGCCTGATGTGATCGCTTATACGACTGCTATAAAGGTTtgcttttgttgtttttttaaatattaaaatgaaactaaatctAGTAATTAGAGTGTCGTTTTGGCGTATTGATTTACAGATTTGTGTTGAAAATAGAAACTTGAATACGGCATTTTCATTATTCTCAGAAATGAAGAGAAACCGTGTTAAACCAAATTTGGTAAGTATGAACTTTGAAGCATACGCAGCTATGAGTATTTTTTCTACCTTTTGTACATTACTCACTTGCCTCGATGGGTATTCATCGTACTAACGATTGGTGTTGAGTTTGTAATGTATTCGTACTCTTCATTTTTGATAAGTGAGTGTCTGCTTATATCAGGTGACCTATAACACTTTGTTAAGAGCCCGTAGTAAGTACGGCTCCCTTCAAGAAGTTCAGCAGTGCCTAGCTATATATCAAGACATGTGTAAAGCCGGGTCAGTTCTAGATTTTGTTCAAACTTTTTACTTGTAATTCAAAGATCACTTCTTAGCTTTAGTGATTTGAATCTTTTTCTACTTTGCTTGTTCATTTGTCCACTGTCATCATTCTTTttcggcccgtttggttagcggtactaaatggtggtaatgagaatgatttatggtgtataatttcatcaaaagttcagttccatgtcattccaatggtgatgaaactttgatcacaaaaaagtttattttgtttacaaatttccattatcaCCTAATACCATTTCTCCctatggtaatgcattggaatgaattttataaagaaaatgagatagattgaagttggacaagcatggccattAAGGTAGTTaggagatttttcaaccaaaattacactagttttgaTTCCCATTACcatcgtttattaccacctaccaaacgggccgtttaGTCTTGAGATCTATCCAGACGTCAATTGTTACCATTTAGTTGCTTCAATTGGGTTTTCtattgcttccgctgtcgcacaacaacaACTTCATTGAACTCATGAATATTCAAAGTTCACTTGGATATATATGCCTCTTCTTGTGATCACAAGGAAGTAAGCTATTTTCGCATTGTTGATGTTCcgaatttttctttcctcaGCTACAAATCCAATGACTACTTTCTTAAACTACTGATAGAAGAATGGTGTGAAGGAGTTATACAAGAGAACAATCAGCAAGGACAATCTAGTTCACATAACAAGAATAACATAGGGGAATTGCGAAGTATACTTCTTGAAAGGATAGCAACCCATTTACGAAAGGATACGGCTAAAACCCTGGCAGTTGATATTCAAGGACTTACAAAGGTACGACCATTGGCCTTTATAAAGTGACTCGACGATCTGTAATTTGTCGCCAAGTGCCACTGTTACAAGTCACAAGAGCTATGATGGTTTCCCGTTGTTTTAACTTGTGTAGATTGATATTTGCTAGGGTAGACAGTGTTCATAATACACATATGTTTTAGCGTTTCCTTGAAAGAGTCCATTGTTTTGTTGTACGCGATTATGGATCTAGAACTAGCTCTATGCATTGAATCTATATGGTTGAGAGTTTTATATAGCTTAAGTAGGAATAGATATAGATTTATCGTATTCATTGCATAGTCCATTGTTCTAAATTTTGATGTTACTAGTAATTTCTTCTACCATCGGCTTGTTGCATTCCTTCCATAAGAGTTCTTCAGCGTACTGTGCAGGTGGAAGCACGAATTGTAGTTCTCGCAGTTTTACGTATGATCAAAGAAAACTACAAATCAGGTATGAGATCTTTTCGAAGTGTATGGCCGACTAGATGTACAACACTAGGCTATCGACGGATAGGTTTTATATATGAAGTTTTGAGTTGATATTGCCTTATTACCTTTGCTCATGCTGCAATgatcagtgtaacataattcgccagtTAATTCACTTTTTAAATTTACGATTTGCtcaaaatcgaccataattcgctttatTTTATTCACGATTCCCAAGGAGATCAGTGAATTATGTGACATTGACAATAGCAAATAACTATCTCGGTGGCGTCCTTAATCATTCTTATTTCTTCAATCATATTGCAGGGTTATCAGTAAACGACGATCTTATAGTTATACTAGGAATCACGAAAGTAGGTACAGAGTGTACGGTGAAAGATGCGATAGCAAGGCTTTTGAAGACGGAACTTGGACTCGAAGTTATTGCAGTAAATCCAGATCGGGCGGTTAATAGAAAATTTGATAAAGATGGTGCTTCTAGTTTAATTTCGAATTCCGGAGGTGTCGAATCGAGCGAGCTGCCGACTAGTCTTGACACTCCGACTCGACGACCCGCAGTATTGCAAAGGCTATTGATTACAAGGAAATCATTAATGCATTGGTTGAAAAGAAGATCAGTCCCTGCCACTAAATTTTGATTCTTTGTGTAGATTATATTGTAAATACTGTGATCATTCTAACTACACATGTATACTTATCATCTCATGTAGACCATAGCTGATTAGctatgtaaaatttattaaaaaaaaaaaaaaaaaaaaaaaaaaaaaaaaactacattttTTATGATCTGTATGAAAAACAGCTAATTCTATAAATTAAAGGATATTTTTCACAACTCATTTTGTCTCTTAAGTTCATTACTACATGATTGCATTCTCCATGAATTACAAGAAAATTATATGTGAAATGTGTATTTTACAAGGATGAGGTTATATACATCTGAGCCTTCAGACTTAGATGAAATATAGATGCATTTTACATGAAATGTAACTATGTAACTATcttaaatttgaatcaatttatgtatttttacaAGAATAAAATTGCGTACATTCAGCCTTCGAATTATGCCCAAATCCGGGTGGGAGTTTAAGGGAAAGCAATATTAATAGCATTAGGATGATGGGacaaacaaaatttcaaaatcaacttTAATTTCAATTGCTAAGATATAATAACTATGTATACATTTGACTTGTAGCTTTACCTAGGGCATGTGGACTCATAATTGACTCAAATCCAATCGATGTTGGTCAAatattccatttattttttgacatattCAACAATCATTGTTAGCCTATATTTTATCGCAAATTCTTATTTGAGACCGTTTTTACAAAAGACGTCTCAAGTTTGGGCCAgccaaatttttaaattttttttaaaaaaattaaactttctaaacaatgttttttaacttccattttcagtttttctttttatctctcATGACAAAACTACTTACCTTTCTTTCTCAGACTCCATTTGTGGTTTTCAATCTCCATCTTCCTCTCTCAAacttcattattatttattctctgtttatcttcttcaatatttgcaaaaccatcaaaattatgtatttatacttcatcatttttgtttttaaagctttcattttcattttttttgggttgattgtgttatatattagttggatttacaattttctgtttttttaaattaagctcCATCAATGGTGTaaatagtgatgttgaagaacACAATAAAGTCTACTGTTTGGgggaaattaataaaagcaattgtggttataacataatatatttagagttataacataatatatttagagttataacataatatatttataattataacgtaatatatttggggttataaccataatatatttggagttataacataaaatatttccagttataacaaaatatataattgcggTTGTAACGTAATAGATTTGGATTTATAACAgtatatatttgtgatataatactacaaaattgatattataaaaatacaagcaaatatattatgttataaaacctcaaatatattaagttttaattccaaatatattgagttataaccacatttatatcatattataaccacaaatatattctgttataaccctaaatatatcaaattaaccccaaatcataaaaattagccATAAAATTGTCATCTTTAACATTACTGTTTTCCACAATTGatgaaccttaatttttttaaaaaaatgaaaaaaatctaatttattactaaataatgttttattttgcttggAAATAGGCAATTAATCAGAAAACTTTTCATCTTCCAAAAGGAAAGCAGTTTTctacagtttttttttaaacgaCAGTTTCTTTAAAAAAcaacagttttttttaaattaagatatttaCTAAAGAAGGAAAGTGTGTTGGGCTCTTGAGAGTTGAGAGTCATCTTTAGAAAAGACGGACTCTCAAGAGAGAGCTTGATGTTTTATTCTCAatctataattaaaatatggtATTATTTGATTCACCTCtgtgtaattttttattaatatcaacttttgtaatttttacCCAAGtatcattaaaaatatttaaaagggAAAATTGTAAAAGATGAACAATCTTTGCTCGATCCACTGACAATAAACCCgagtattgtttatttttaaataaacccatTTATTCggtataattgctgaaaataaaacCAATTATTGTTTATTCCTAATTCTTAATttacaaaaaagctttaaagatAATAAATctgtttatttttagcaaatatactTAATGgatgaatttatttaaaaataaacaataaatgagTTTATTTTTAGCGGATCAtgcaaatattgaattattattgaCAATTTATCCTATTAAATAGTATCAAAAATCCAAATGGATGTCTTCCACAAATACGAGCATCCAAGAAACAAAAACGACGCCAATGACAACTCAACTCAGCTTAATGAAGCTAGTATATCAAGAACAAGAATGAATATGGAGATGATCAGTTGCAGAAAGCCAAAAGAACCCAATAGGTGATTAACTGATTCACGTACAAAGCTCAATGGTATCAAAAAAACTAGATTTCAGAATTATTATAGTGATGTTAAAGACACAACATGACAACATATATTTTCAATATTGAAATCGGCTTAATGTAGCAGTAACTACATGCACCCGATCGCTATATAATTAACCCATTTTGAGGCACAAAATTAGAATGGGGTACTAACCGACTGCCAGGATTGAGCAATACCCAAAAATCGTCTCACATTTACGGACCGCATTCGGGCTCCTTGATTTGGATAGAAGTTCTTGATAAACTAGCTTCAAGCTCCTCCAACTCGTCATCATCTAAGTCGTCATCAATGTCATCtggaacatcatcagcatcaccATTTGCAGCAGCACCAGAAGAGCTTGCTGCATCAGGATGACCATGCACTGAACTACCATGGTCCCCTTTACCAGATTGCCCATTTACCTGAAATAGAACAAACAAAAAGTGAAATTGCATACTTCACACCAATCCAAATAACACGTATGGAATAACTGGTTTCAGCTTCCAACTTGTAATTGAGTTGTTTACATTGCAACCATCACCATCATATTGCAAGTCATTAGTCCAGTGGCTCTCAACTCAGCATGCTTTGGGGATCGGACGTATACAACTTTACCCTTGAAGTAACAAAAGGTTGtttctcattgaccattgattgcaaacatcatccacaattttatataaataaaaagcaCAAATGATATAATGTCTTTTACTGTAGTTCATATAATCCTTCGTTTTAAGAGGCGCGAGGCACAAAAGGTCCTTGTTTTCCGTGGCATAAGGGGAAAGCGCAGACTTTTGTATGTGAGGTGCATAATTTCGCTAAAAAAACTCCAAAATTACAGTCTTGGGTTGACAAAactacaaaagaaataaaaactaaaacaaagacACGTAAAGAAAGCAAACGGTGGTTCTTGATGCTTGAAATGTTATGCGACACTTAaacaaacacttaaaacctaAATAAGAATCATATGTCGACCAATGAAGATGGCGACACTTCAAGGTTATTTGTGCTATTTCGTTTTTTGCTCCATATTTTAGCTTTAGTGCAAGAAAGGGGGCATATTTCAGCTAAGAATCGAGGGTCATTTTAGTAACATTAGGCAAAGACATGCTATTTATCACAGCAGGCATACACGAAATGCACGAGGCGCGAAAAGGCGCACCTTTGAAGAGCCTCTTGTATCGTGCTGACTCAAGGAGGCATTTAAGTGGTCGCCTCTTAGCGCCTTTAAAACACATATATAAGCCGAGACCAAAGCACTATAAATCTCTGGCTACATTGTGAATGGATATTAATAAATTGGGACTAGGTTACAAGAAAATATAAACACCCAAGAAGACCAAGAAAAAGTAACACTCCACGCAAAAATATTCACAAGTAAATCATCAAAGAAAAGCAAAATGCAATCCTCTTCACCACCCCCACCCCCTTAAAAAGTTGTCATAAATAAACAAGCAAACTTAAAAGTTTTGTGTGTATAGAATGTTGTAGTATATCAGCAGTTCTACCCAATGATGAATATGATTGAACATGGAAAGCATCTAGAGACAAGGAGGAAATGCACAATACTCATTCCATGTAAATGAACATGAGAACCATTGCAGATTACAAATTTACAAGAGCAAATACGAAATACAACATAGCTACTAGTTGAAATATAATACAGCTAGGAGTTTCAAGCAAATGGCATGCACAATAATCCAAATTAAAGCTAAAGATTTTTTCCGATGGTAGATGCAGAAGATATTCAATAACTCTTGGGTACAGCAGGACAAAAACAGAGTAACATACCCCCACCCCCACCCCAAAAATAAACAAGCAAAAAGAAGAGGTTGAGTGATCTCATCTTATCCCACAGTAATGGAATCtgaaattaaatcaaaaagGACATCATGGTATAAAAAGGATAGATGGAGCCTACCTCTGGCTCATTATTTTCAGATTCGTCTCTTTCATATTGCTCCCATGCCCCAACATCGTCAACAAACAAGCTAGCATTTGACATGAATAGTTCTCGTCCACTGAAAATAAAAAGAGCAATATGAAATGCAATATACACAATTTTTGTAGAAACAAGGGAGTAGCAAGAGAAGAAGTGGGGGGCAAGCATTAAAATAAAACCTCATTCTGTCATTCTTAGCTCTTTCTTCGCTCTGTGAAGCCATGCTAGCGGCTCTTGCCTCTGTTTTTTTCCTCTTCCATTCTGCAAACAATTCTGGAGTCATGGGCGTCGAAGACTTCACTTTCGACCGCTACATTTTAGTTGCAGTGACAAAATAGGTTAGCAGATTGTTCACCATAAAGCCGAGCCAGTTCTTTAAAACCAACCGGTGAGCCACATTAACAACCACTGaatcaaaaaatcaactatTATTACCTGCTCCTCAATCTCTTCTTCAATTGGCGTCTTATCTGTCTCTTCCTCTAGCAGGGCCTTCATTTGAGATTTTAAAACATAACCCGGAGGAAGGGCATGTCTATAATGACAGCTTTTACCACCATTTGGACATACCCAAAACCAACCATATTGTTTTTTCTCCACTGCATCCAGAAAATGTTTACACACCTACACATGCCCTCACCATTAACCAATAATGTTGTGTTGAATTGAATAAAATGCTCATAACACGAAATTCATCACAATGAtagaaaattgaaagaaaaggTAAAGAGGGAATCACCAGATAAGGCACACTACATACCCGGTTTGTCACAAACAATGGTTTTCAAAATACATAAATACATTACCCAATCTTGCACAGGGTTTGTAGGGAAATCCTTATGTGCACAGATTCAACTTTTATCTATGCAATACAAAGAAATAATTCCATTTAACTCATTAAAATCAGTCAAATTGCAT
The sequence above is drawn from the Amaranthus tricolor cultivar Red isolate AtriRed21 chromosome 5, ASM2621246v1, whole genome shotgun sequence genome and encodes:
- the LOC130813246 gene encoding zinc finger CCCH domain-containing protein 11, with amino-acid sequence MPPKQQSKADLAKKQKLVEDKTFGLKNKNKSKNVQKYVQNLKQSVQPKIDPKKTDAKKKKEEEKAREKELNDLFKLAVTQPKVPVGVDPKSILCEFFKAGQCTKGFKCKFSHDLNVQRKGEKIDIYTDKRDDGTMEEWDQETLEKAIAEKSKEYNQNKPTDIVCKHFLDAVEKKQYGWFWVCPNGGKSCHYRHALPPGYVLKSQMKALLEEETDKTPIEEEIEEQRSKVKSSTPMTPELFAEWKRKKTEARAASMASQSEERAKNDRMSGRELFMSNASLFVDDVGAWEQYERDESENNEPEVNGQSGKGDHGSSVHGHPDAASSSGAAANGDADDVPDDIDDDLDDDELEELEASLSRTSIQIKEPECGP
- the LOC130812650 gene encoding pentatricopeptide repeat-containing protein At5g02830, chloroplastic isoform X2 encodes the protein MRSFVIITTLSSSIVASTPFHHHHIFTHKQPPFLSLHNFIFLSFSKPTSQTSFSSSSSSFSTSIPIISPHLYPSNSDPTNSDLSFYAEIASKLVEDGRFQDFGMVVETVLSSGIDGSLAFGKLLNSKLLTFGIVKGLKEGRVHDVVELLGFLSKLCVDVLGLFDGLAMGLLKRECFSILNDGHLQEAVELMEILAGFEFPIKDLMKPSDVIRISVKKRSPHLAVRYACLLPHAEILLCTIIKEFGKKSDLASAVKVFEASRQKFGGHNMYVYRTIIDACGLCGDCFKSRLIFEDLLAQKITPNIYVINSLMNVNAHDLAYTMDVYKQMQNLGIEADMTTYNILLKACCRSGRVDVAQDIYREVQHLDSTGTLKIDVFTYSTIIKVFADAKLWQMAIKIKEDMQSAGVIPNTVTWSSLISACANAGLVDQATQLFDEMLMAGCEPNEHCFNALLHACVEGCQYDRAFRLFYTWKSSGSANKFGENIRVSEDESSAILLAFKNSRTKAPEIVTTSRQLSFAKNIPFSPTTTTYNILLKACGTDYYRAKSLIDEMRSLGLSPNHISFSTLIDICGGAGNAEGALQILKSMGDSGIRPDVIAYTTAIKICVENRNLNTAFSLFSEMKRNRVKPNLVTYNTLLRARSKYGSLQEVQQCLAIYQDMCKAGYKSNDYFLKLLIEEWCEGVIQENNQQGQSSSHNKNNIGELRSILLERIATHLRKDTAKTLAVDIQGLTKVEARIVVLAVLRMIKENYKSGLSVNDDLIVILGITKVGTECTVKDAIARLLKTELGLEVIAVNPDRAVNRKFDKDGASSLISNSGGVESSELPTSLDTPTRRPAVLQRLLITRKSLMHWLKRRSVPATKF
- the LOC130812650 gene encoding pentatricopeptide repeat-containing protein At5g02830, chloroplastic isoform X1: MRSFVIITTLSSSIVASTPFHHHHIFTHKQPPFLSLHNFIFLSFSKPTSQTSFSSSSSSFSTSIPIISPHLYPSNSDPTNSDLSFYAEIASKLVEDGRFQDFGMVVETVLSSGIDGSLAFGKLLNSKLLTFGIVKGLKEGRVHDVVELLGFLSKLCVDVLGLFDGLAMGLLKRECFSILNDGHLQEAVELMEILAGFEFPIKDLMKPSDVIRISVKKRSPHLAVRYACLLPHAEILLCTIIKEFGKKSDLASAVKVFEASRQKFGGHNMYVYRTIIDACGLCGDCFKSRLIFEDLLAQKITPNIYVINSLMNVNAHDLAYTMDVYKQMQNLGIEADMTTYNILLKACCRSGRVDVAQDIYREVQHLDSTGTLKIDVFTYSTIIKVFADAKLWQMAIKIKEDMQSAGVIPNTVTWSSLISACANAGLVDQATQLFDEMLMAGCEPNEHCFNALLHACVEGCQYDRAFRLFYTWKSSGSANKFGENIRVSEDESSAILLAFKNSRTKAPEIVTTSRQLSFAKNIPFSPTTTTYNILLKACGTDYYRAKSLIDEMRSLGLSPNHISFSTLIDICGGAGNAEGALQILKSMGDSGIRPDVIAYTTAIKICVENRNLNTAFSLFSEMKRNRVKPNLVTYNTLLRARSKYGSLQEVQQCLAIYQDMCKAGYKSNDYFLKLLIEEWCEGVIQENNQQGQSSSHNKNNIGELRSILLERIATHLRKDTAKTLAVDIQGLTKRTVQVEARIVVLAVLRMIKENYKSGLSVNDDLIVILGITKVGTECTVKDAIARLLKTELGLEVIAVNPDRAVNRKFDKDGASSLISNSGGVESSELPTSLDTPTRRPAVLQRLLITRKSLMHWLKRRSVPATKF